A region from the Coffea eugenioides isolate CCC68of chromosome 9, Ceug_1.0, whole genome shotgun sequence genome encodes:
- the LOC113782402 gene encoding uncharacterized protein LOC113782402 — MVSLDGESSSVAALNLEPSVLSSMMRQDGVGMDLAVANQSSSVWVLYKSAFTCHTIGESNQHITFGIGSQLLPEEICFSFVHAKCTAQERECLWVELLREKPAVKPWFLVGDFNVILNAEEKRDSLPFRQADRVELAQFMSLAEVGDAGFSGSRYICCNNRQGLARVWKRLDRFLLNSAAMRMENAFIVQHLGRDPSDHAPLLLSAVTRLDGKPMPFRFLNVWTTKPDFLDVIKECWSFSFPGSSLKILAEKLRRAKQALRQWSRSSFGDIFLAIRTAEQKMVEAEIAHDDHPSDGLLMNLHETRARLRNALMVEGEFWRQKARVKWLMDGNRNTAFFHAGLFTKEVGRTASDMLEVIPRVITEHDNNLLMEVPSIHEVRGVIFSMDGDSAAGLDGFTGKLFTVAWEVVAVDVHRAIASFFCGAMLPRSVTATAIVLLPKVQCPQDFTQFRPISLCNFVNKAIFKILSTLLARVFPRIISLQQSGFVPGRQMADNFLLAQELLSDIKKPNRGGNLMLKLDMMKAYDRVSWLFFTQVLWHFGFSETWIDMVWRLISNVWFSVIMNGLPHGLFKSARGLRQGDPISPTLFVIGAEVLSRSLNALAEHRSYRPFKVPSGCPVVTHLAYADDVIIFTNGLKASVQLVKRVVDGYYSLSGQQVNCQKSYFLVHPRLPPQHRAMIRMVTGFSYKSFPIKYLGCPLYIGRRRLTYFADICSAAQWNVQLLNRVLEPELVRQVVKVPRPSSRGTDRMVWALTADGIQLLMGRFSGLAEGMSTQDFLLHAPVVAVASSAYGYATKIWGSGTV, encoded by the exons ATGGTGTCGCTGGATGGTGAGAGTTCATCTGTTGCTGCTTTGAACTTGGAACCTAGCGTATTATCGTCCATGATGCGCCAAGATGGG GTAGGAATGGATTTAGCTGTTGCAAATCAGTCGAGTAGTGTTTGGGTATTGTATAAATCTGCGTTTACTTGTCATACGATAGGGGAATCCAATCAGCACATCACGTTTGGCATTGGTTCCCAATTATTGCCTGAGGAGATATGCTTTTCATTTGTTCATGCGAAGTGCACTGCTCAAGAGAGGGAATGCCTATGGGTAGAGCTGTTGCGCGAGAAGCCGGCGGTTAAGCCCTGGTTTCTGGTGGGggattttaatgttattttgaaTGCAGAGGAAAAACGGGACAGCTTACCTTTCAGGCAGGCCGATAGGGTGGAGTTAGCACAATTTATGTCATTGGCAGAGGTTGGGGATGCTGGCTTCTCGGGGTCCAGGTATATTTGTTGTAATAATAGGCAAGGTTTGGCTAGGGTTTGGAAGCGCTTAGACAGATTTTTGCTCAACTCCGCAGCAATGAGGATGGAAAATGCTTTCATAGTGCAACATTTGGGGAGAGATCCGTCTGATCATGCCCCCCTGCTGTTGTCTGCGGTGACAAGGTTGGATGGTAAGCCAATGCCGTTCCGCTTCTTGAATGTGTGGACAACAAAACCTGATTTCCTGGATGTGATTAAAGAGTGTTGGTCTTTTTCCTTCCCTGGGTCGTCTCTCAAGATTTTAGCGGAGAAGCTACGTAGGGCGAAGCAAGCGCTTCGACAATGGTCTAGAAGCTCTTTTGGTGACATATTCTTGGCGATTCGGACAGCGGAGCAAAAGATGGTAGAGGCGGAAATAGCCCATGATGACCATCCATCAGACGGGTTGTTGATGAATCTACATGAGACGCGTGCTCGACTGCGCAATGCTTTAATGGTTGAGGGAGAGTTCTGGAGGCAGAAAGCTCGGGTTAAATGGCTTATGGATGGCAACAGGAATACGGCGTTTTTTCATGCA GGGTTGTTTACAAAAGAGGTGGGAAGAACTGCCAGTGACATGTTAGAGGTCATTCCTAGGGTTATCACTGAACACGATAACAATTTGCTGATGGAGGTCCCATCAATACACGAAGTGAGGGGGGTCATCTTCTCAATGGATGGGGATAGTGCCGCGGGTCTGGATGGCTTCACGGGGAAGCTTTTCACGGTTGCGTGGGAGGTGGTCGCTGTGGATGTTCATAGGGCTATAGCGAGCTTCTTTTGTGGCGCAATGTTGCCAAGAAGCGTCACCGCTACTGCAATTGTGTTGCTTCCCAAGGTTCAATGCCCACAGGATTTTACACAATTTCGACCGATAAGTTTATGCAACTTTGTCAACAAGGCCATCTTCAAAATCTTATCCACCCTTTTGGCTAGGGTTTTTCCTCGGATTATCTCACTGCAGCAGAGTGGTTTCGTGCCAGGGAGACAGATGGCGGATAATTTTCTATTAGCTCAAGAGTTGTTGAGCGATATTAAGAAACCCAACCGGGGAGGGAATCTAATGCTCAAACTGGACATGATGAAGGCCTACGATAGGGTATCGTGGTTGTTTTTTACACAAGTTCTGTGGCATTTTGGTTTTAGTGAGACTTGGATTGATATGGTGTGGAGGTTGATTTCCAATGTTTGGTTTTCCGTCATTATGAATGGCTTGCCGCATGGGCTCTTTAAGTCTGCCCGAGGATTGCGCCAGGGAGATCCAATTTCGCCGACCTTGTTTGTCATTGGGGCAGAGGTACTTTCTCGCTCTCTGAATGCTTTGGCGGAGCATCGGAGCTACCGACCCTTTAAAGTCCCGAGTGGATGCCCTGTGGTCACGCACTTGGCTTATGCAGACGACGTGATCATTTTCACTAACGGCCTTAAGGCTTCTGTGCAGTTGGTCAAGAGGGTAGTCGATGGATACTATTCACTGTCGGGGCAGCAGGTTAACTGTCAGAAGAGTTATTTTTTGGTGCACCCCAGGTTGCCTCCGCAACACCGAGCAATGATCAGAATGGTTACGGGCTTCTCGTACAAGTCTTTTCCAATCAAATACCTCGGCTGTCCTTTATATATTGGAAGGAGAAGATTGACTTACTTTGCAGATATCTGCAGTGCT GCCCAATGGAATGTGCAGCTGCTTAATCGGGTCTTAGAGCCGGAGCTAGTGAGGCAGGTGGTGAAGGTCCCTCGTCCTTCCTCTCGAGGAACGGATAGGATGGTCTGGGCTTTAACGGCGGATG GCATCCAATTGCTCATGGGTCGCTTCTCAGGTTTGGCTGAAGGGATGTCCACTcaagatttccttcttcatgctcCAGTTGTTGCGGTCGCATCTTCCGCTTATGGATATGCTACGAAGATTTGGGGTTCAGGGACCGTCTAA